DNA sequence from the Salvelinus alpinus chromosome 7, SLU_Salpinus.1, whole genome shotgun sequence genome:
ttacagtgatgtgatgatagtagtaatgtagttacagtaatgatagtagtaatgtagttacagtgatgtgatgatagtggtaatgtagttacagtgaggtgatgatagtagtaatgtagttacagtgaTGTGATGATAGTGGTAATGTAGTTACAGTAATGATAGCAGTAATGTAGTTACAGTAATGATAGTGGTAATGTAGTTACAGTGATGTGACTATGgtagtaatgtagttacagtgaGGTGATGATAGTAGTAATGTAGCTACAGTGAGGTGATGATAGTGGTACTGTAGTTACAGTGAGGTAATGgtagtaatgtagttacagtgatatgatgatagtagtaatgtagttacagtgatgtaatgatagtagtaatgtagttacattaatgatagtagtaatgtagttacaATGATGTGatgatagtagtaatgtagttacagtgatgtgatgatagtagtaatgtagttacagtgatgtaatgatagtagtaatgtagttacagtaattatagtagtaatgtagttacagtgatgtgatgatagtagtaatgtagttacagtgatgtaatgatagtagtaatgtagttacagtgaggtgatgatagtagtaatgtagttacagtgatgtgatgatagtagtaatgtagttacagtgatgtaatgatagtagtaatgtagttacagtaatgatagtagtaatgtagttacagtgatgtgatgatagtagtaatgtagttacagtgatgtaatgatagtagtaatgtagttacagtaatgatagtagtaatgtagttacagtgaTGTGATGATAGTGGTAATGTAGTTCCAGTGATGTGatgatagtagtaatgtagttacagtgatgtgatgatagtggtaatgtagttacagtgatgtgatgatagtagtaatgtagttacagtgatgtgatgatagtagtaatgtagttacagtgatgtgatgctagtagtaatgtagttacagtaatgatagtagtaatgtagttacagtgatgtgatgatagtagtaatgtagttacagtgatgtgatgatagtagtaatgtagttacagtgaggtgatgatagtagtaatgtagttacagtgatgtgatgatagtagtaatgtagttacagtAATGATAGTGGTAATGTAGTTACAGTGATGTAatgatagtagtaatgtagttacagtaatgatagtagtaatgtagttacagtgatgtgatgatagtagtaatgtagttacagtgatgtaatgatagtagtaatgtagttacagtaatgatagtagtaatgtagttacagtgatgtgatgataatggtaatgtagttacagtgatgtgatgatagtagtaatgtagttacagtgatgtgatgatagtagtaatgtagttacagtgatgtgatgatagtagtaatgtagttacagtAATGATAGTAGTGATGTAGTTACAGTGATGTGatgatagtagtaatgtagttacagtgatgtaatgatagtagtaatgtagttacagtgatgtgatgatagtagtaatgtagttacagtgatgtaatgatagtagtaatgtagttacagtaatgatagtagtaatgtagttacagtgatgtgatgatagtggtaatgtagttacagtgatgtgatgatagtagtaatgtagttacagtgatgtgatgatagtagtaatgtagttacagtgatgtgatgatagtagtaatgtagttacagtaatgatagtagtaatgtagttacagtgatgtgatgatagtagtaatgtagttacagtgatgtgatgatagtagtaatgtagttacagtgaTGTGTTGATAGTGTTTCTGTCCTGAACagatggtgtgtgtttctgtcctgaacaggtggtgtgtgtttctgtcctgaacagatggtgtgtgtgtttctgtcctgaacagatggtgtgtgtttctgtcctgaacaggtggtgtgtgtgtttctgtcctgaacagatggtgtgtgtttctgtcctgaacagatggtgtgtgtttctgtcctgaacagatggtgtgtgtttctgtcctgaacagatggtgtgtgtttctgtcctgaacagatggtgtgtgtttctgtcctgaacagatggtgtgtgtttctgtcctgaacaggtggtgtgtgtttctgtcctgaacagatggtgtgtgtttctgtcctgaacaggtggtgtgtgtgtttctgtcctgaacagatggtgtgtgtttctctatatTACTATGCAGCAGAAGTGAGGTGGACCGTGATGAAGAGAGCTGCTGCCACGAGAGTCTTCTGTTACTGCAGGGACCACAGGCAACACCACggtcacatggacacacacacacatgaagccAGTCCTCCATATTAATTCTACTGAGTATCTAGTTTACACCACAGTGAAGCCATAGTTCCTGTTCCATTCTACTGAGTTTCTAGTTTAGACCACAGTGAAGCCATAGTTCCTGTTCCATTCTACTGAGTTTCTAGTTCAGACCACAGTGAAGCCATAGTTCCTGTTCCATTATACTGAGTTTCTAGTTTAGACCACAGTGAAGCCATAGTTCCTGTTCCAATATACTGAGTTTCTAGTTTAGACCACAGTGAAGCCATAGTTCCTGTTCCATTATACTGAGTTTCTAGTTTAGACCACAGTGAAGCCATAGTTCCTGTTCCATTATACTGAGTTTCTAGTTCAGACCACAGTGAAGCCATAAGCGCTTGTTAGTTCTGATTGGTAAGGCAGTACCTGACTGGCTGAGAGAAAGTACCTGTTGGTTCTGATAGGCTGTCACGGTGGTGAACTCTGTCTCTGGGAAGGAGAAGCTGGCCATACCCTCAGTGGCCAGCGAGGGGATCTTTGATAGGTCCAGCCGGGGGTCGTGGCGGATCACATGGACGCGAGGCTTGTATTTATGCATTGACTGTAGAATAATCTGAACCAACAGAGTCATTTAGAGAACGTTGTCAATGTGATGTCCATCAGCACAACATAGATGTTACATGCATTTTGGCCATGTATGTTGTGTTTTGGCGGTTTCTGAACTTCATGCAAGATTATATAACAACCAGCTGCCATTAAAGATACGCCAACCTCACAACAGGTCTACCAATAAcaagtttataatgttggtaacccgtttataatgttggtaaccagtttataatgttggtaaccagtttataatagaatgacTTGTTTTCTattctaataatgttggtaaccagtttataatgttggtaaccagtttataatgttggtaaccagtttataatagaattacttgtttactgttctaataatgttggtaaccagtttataatgttggtaaccagtttataatgttggtaaccagtttataatgttggtaaccagtttataatgttggtaaccagtttataatagaattacttgtttactgttctaataatgttggtaaccagtttataatgttggtaaccagtttataatgtttgtaaccagtttataatgttggtaaccagtttataatgttggtaaccagtttataatgttggtaaccagtttataatgttggtaaccagtttataatgttggtaaccagtttataatgttggtaaccagtttataatgttggtaaccagtttataatgttggtaaccagtttataatagaatgaATTGTTTACTGTtataataatgttggtaaccagtttataatgttggtaaccagtttataatgttggtaaccagtttataatgttggtaacccatttataatgttggtaaccagtttataatgttggtaaccagtttataatgttggtaaccagtttataatgttggtaaccagtttataatgttggtaaccagtttataatagaatgacttgtttactgttataataatgttggtaaccagtttataatgttggtaaccagtttataatgttggtaaccagtttataatgttggtaaccagtttataatgttggtaaccagtttataatgttggtaaccagtttataatagaatgaATTGTTTACTGTtataataatgttggtaaccagtttataatgttggtaaccagtttataatgttggtaaccagtttataatgttggtaacccgtttataatgttggtaaccagtttataatgttggtaaccagtttataatgttggtaaccagtttataatgttggtaaccagtttataatgttggtaacccgtttataatgttggtaaccagtttataatgttggtaaccagtttataatgttggtaaccagtttataatgttggtaaccagtttataatgttggtaaccagtttataatgttggtaaccagtttataatgttggtaacccgtttataatgttggtaacccgtttataatgttggtaacccgtttataatgttggtaaccagtttataatgttggtaaccagtttataatgttggtaaccagtttataatgttggtaaccagtttataatgttggtaaccagtttataatgttggtaaccagtttataatgttggtaaccagtttataatgttggtaaccagtttataatagaatgacttgtttactgttctaataatgttggtaaccagtttataatgttggtaaccagtttataatgttggtaaccagtttataatgttggtaaccagtttattatagaatgacttgtttactgttctaataatgttggtaaccagtttataatgttggtaaccagtttataatgttggtaaccagtttataatgttggtaaccagtttataatgttggtaaccagtttataatgttggtaaccagtttataatagaatgacttgtttactgttctaataatgttggtaaccagtttataatgttggtaaccagtttataatgttggtaaccagtttataatgttggtaaccagtttataatgttggtaaccagtttataatgttggtaaccagtttataatgttggtaaccagtttataatgttggtaaccagtttataatagaatgacTTGTTGACTattctaataatgttggtaaccagtttataatgttggtaaccagtttataatgttggtaaccagtttataatgttggtaaccagtttataatgttggtagccagtttataatgttggtaaccagtttataatagaatgacTTGTTGACTattctaataatgttggtaaccagtttataatgttggtaaccagtttataatgttggtaaccagtttataatataatgaCTTGTTGACTattctaataatgttggtaaccagtttataatgttggtaaccagtttataatgttggtaaccagtttataatgttggtaaccagtttataatgttggtaagcagtttataatgttggtaaccagtttataatgttggtaaccagtttataatgttggtaaccagtttataatgttggtaaccagtttataatagaatgacttgtttgatataccatggcttccagccaatcagcatccagttTTAAACCTGGTagtttggatcctggatgctgattggctaaaacaGCATTCTAGCCATGTTTAATAACGTCCTATAGATTAGCAGTCAGATAGTAGAACACAGTAGATTAAATGATTGTAGATCAGAAAGAGAGATGTGACTTACGTGTCCCTTGTCCTCCATCTCGTTGTTGGTCAGTTTGACCCGATCGAAGCTGATCACCTGACGCATCCACGTCTCGCCCACGCACGGGGAGTCCGGGTGCATGTACAAGCGTGGAGCAATGCAGGAGTGGTCCGTGTTTCCTGCCACCATCCACTGAGAGCTGTGGTACACATACCTAAATACAACAGAACATCACAACAGAACATCAGAATATCACATACCTAAATACAACAGAATATCACATATCTAAATACAACAGAACATCAGAACAGAACATCACATACCTAAATACAACACAACATCAGAACAGAATATCAGAATATCACATACCTAAATACAACAGAATATAACATACCTAAATACAACAGAATATCAGAACATCACATACCTAAATACAACAGAACATCAGAACAGAATATCAGAATATCACATACCTAAATACAACAGAATATCACATAAATAAAATACAACACAACATCAGAACAGAATATCAGAATATCACATACCTAAATACAACACAACATCAGAACAGAATATCAGAATATCACATACCTAAATACAACAGAATATCAGAACAGAATATCAGAATATCACATACCTAATTACAACAGAATATCACATACCTAAATACAACAGAACATCAGAATATCAGAATATCACATACCTAAATACAACAGAACATCAGAACAGAATATCACATACCTAAATACAACAGAACATCAGAACAGAATATCAGAATATCACATACCTAAATACAACAGAATATCAGAACAGAATATCACATACCTAAATACAACAGAATATCACATACCTAAATACAACAGAATATCACATACCTAAATACAACAGAATATCACATACCTAAATACAACAGAATATCAGAACAGAACATCACATACCTAAATACAACAGAATATCACATACCTAAATACAACAGAATATCACATACCTAAATACAACAGAATATCACATACCTAGATACAACAGAATATCACATACCTAAATACAACAGAATATCACATACCTAAATACAACAGAACATCAGAATATCACATACCTAAATACAACAGAATATCACATACCTAAATACAACAGAATATCAGAACAGAACATCACATACCTAAATACAACAGAATATCACATACCTAAATACATCAGAATATCACATACCTAAATACAACAGAATATCACATACCTAAATACAACAGAACATCAGAATATCAGAATATCACATACCTAAATACAACAGAATATCAGAACAGAATATCACATACCTAAATACAACAGAATATCAGAACAGAATATCACATACCTAAATACAACACAACATCAGAACAGAATATCAGAATATCACATACCTAAATACAACAGAATATCACATACCTAATACAACAGAATATCAGAACAGAATATCAGAATATCACATACCTAAATACAACacaacatcagaacatcagaatATCACATACCTAAATACAACAGATTATCACATACCTAAATACAACAGAACATCAGAACAGAACATTAGAACACCACATACCTAAATACAACAGAACATCAGAATATCAGAACAGAAAATCTGAATATCACATAGGTAAATACAACGGAATATCAGAACAGAACATCAgaacagaacatcagaacatcacaTACCTAAATACAACAGAATATCATAACAGAATATCAGAATATCATAACAGAATATAAGAACATCACATACCTAAATACATTAGAATATCAGAACATCAtaacagaacatcagaacatcacaTAACTAAATACATCAGAATATCAGAACATCAGAACAGATTATCAGAATATCAGAACATAATATCAGAATACCACATTCCTAAATACAACAGAACATCAGAACAGAACATTAGAACAGAACATCAGAACAGAACATCAGAACAGAACATCAGAACAGAACATCAGAACAGAATATCAGAACAGAACATCAGAACAGAACATCAGAACAGAATATCAGAACAGAACATCAGAACAGAACATCAGAACAGTACATCAGAACAGAATATCAGAACAGAACATCAGAACAGAATATCAGAACAGAACATCAGAACAGAACATCAGAACAGTACATCAGAACAGAATATCAGAACACAATATCAGAATAGAATATCTTTGACTTTATTGTCCACCCAGAGTTGACAAGTTGGCTTCACTAACAACAGGTGAAAAGACTAATAATGAGTTGTGACCACATAGTTCTCTTCTTACAAAGCTTTGCCATGAAGTAACTGACTTTCCAAGTAAAACATTTTTGTGACTATATTTAGACTATAGAGGCCTAGCTGTATTTGATATACCCCTCCACCCTCCAGTGGTGCGTATTCATGGTTGCTAAGGAAAGCCAGGCTTCCCACAGAAATTACCAAGAAAAAgggaaaaaaacatacattatttTATATCTTTcgtgtctctgtgtttcataattttcctttcattcgccagaggctgaatgtatctcactggagaaagcatctgagtgagcgaaacagcgcccccctctgtctctgtatgtgtagcacATCTGTctaatgctgtctggtcaaaaagttTATGACATTgttgcaagggaagccagcaatCATTTGGCCTTCCTTGATGAAAAAATTATACGAAAATAGGCAATGAGCTTTGAGCTAAGATGAGTGAACTCAACTGGTCCTTGcacaccaaaaaaagtgttaagggtAGCCAGTTTGGAATTTCACATCACATCAAAAGCCAAACctcattgacagaaaaaaaactagaattgttgcatctcgttgtgttgttgtcctctggtggcaagctagctaaaattgtccctttcctaaattagctatGGAttgagatagggatttggacttgtggttttacttaattctccttCCTGGCCAATGATTAAAAAGGCGATtctgagagaggggaggatggcagagaggaggatggcagtggtgtttctctacaagtagggtgagtcaacatggttttatacttaaacacacacacagcaagcagCACCATGGACAGGCACATAGTATTGAGCTTACATTGATTTCTAAATCGTTTTTGGAATATTTTAGTTGGcgctgtattagactaagcagaggtgattagatgatgttgaTGTGGTTCTgtaatagtggaggcagctcctgtttatGTTCCATTTGTGGTAACTCGTCTGTGTTccaaatcaatagttgtttagtagtttAAACATGTTAGAAATATGACCATGCTACCGGTCATGTAACTGTTACATGctatatgctttgtggactccaCCGGACACATTTTGTTTTCCAGTTTTGTaataaaacaaaggtgtggtggattttattctgccactgtgtcttctaaATAAGGTATTGGAACTGAATTTTTTAATATTTCCTggatatagtatgcttacttacttacttactttattgtgtatttcatattcttaattatcttaattatttttatttatttaaatacatttttattcttTATTGCATTgatgggttttgagtttgcaagaatggcatttcactgtacttgtgcacgtgacattaaaacctGACACGTATTGTCTCGGCCTCAGGCCTATCACCGTAGCAAGGCAtacgaactaacaggttatagaggcatacgaactaacaggttatagaggcatacgaactaacaggttatagaggcatacgaactaacaggttatagaggcatacgaactaacaggttatagaggcatacgaactaacaggttatagaggcatacgaactaacaggttatagaggcatacgaactaacaggttatagaggcatacgaactaacaggttatagagcaaacaacgcattTATCACAACACATTGGTTGTAATATGGCTGTTTTTCCCCTAGCTTGGCTTCCCGGGTGATTTTACCCAAGCACCGCTACTGTCACCCTGTGCTCGTTAAATGTGTGTATATTGGGTAAAATGTTTGATTTACAGTACAAAAATATAGTAAAATTTGCAGCTTCATTCAGAGAAATTTGGAAACAAAGAAAAGACCGATTGATGCAATAATGCGCTGGTTTTAAAGTACGTTTCTAAAATAGGAGACCATTTCCTTTCGTGCAATTTACAACTGTAGGCTACATATACGTTGAGGGTCTACCTGTATCGTTTAGAGTCGACGGGCAAAACGTCCATGGCGATGTAGTACTGCTGGCACGGGTCCAAGTTACGCACCTTTACGCGCAAGGATGGGAACATCCTCCtgtagaaaacacacacaaagaCTTTAAAGTAGGATAAATGAGCTAAAATGGTCATCATATAATAGCGTATTTAATTCAATCCATAATGTTATTAAATATCAACTAGTGTGGAGAACTAATTAAACTAACAGAGATCAGTGTTTTGATGCGTCAGTTAAATTCGTTGGAAATGTAACACCATTGAAAGAGAGGCTGCGGGCCTCAGTCAAGGTGAAGCTCAGACCACGACGGCGTTCTGGCGAGATTTATTACTCGTCTCATAAAAATCACAACAGAGATAATAGAATTTATAACAAGTCATGAAATGTTTAGCCTATATAGAATAACATGTGCTTTTATGAAACTGTTATGAAAATGTTAAAGAATATGCAAAGAGATTAAAATTACAAAATTACCCCAAAATGTAATTACAAAATAACAGAGCTCCAATTCCTGAGGAATAAAGCATGTACATTGTTAATTATATGATAAGAGTCAAAGAATAGAAAGTTATAGAAATACTATGAAAAAATACAACCCTAAAATACTATGAAAAAAATCCAGTGGCCTTTATAAAATGATAAAAAGCATCCCCATTTAGTTTTTACGGGGTAGTACTGACCCTGTAAAATAAATACTCGACAAGCCCTTTCGCCTTTTCACCCTCCTACACAAACTGCTGTTGTTGTTTTAACTGTGCAAAAACGTTTTTTCTATTGGTGAAATCAAATAAACATTCAATAGTTCAAAGGCTGCAGTAAATTGTACATTTCATTTGGCTGTCATCTTATACAACGAAAATACAATTTGCTAACTGTAGATACAGCCTACATAAAGATTCCGTACACATCAATCGAATAATAGGCTTTAGGCCTGTATAATAAACTATAGGTCTGTATAATAGACTATAGGTCTGTATAATAGACTCTAGGCCTGTATAATAGACTATAGGTCTGTATAATAGACTATAGACCTGTATAATAGACTATAGGTCTGTATAATAGACTATAGACCTGTATAATAGACTCTAGGCCTGTATAATAGACTATAGGTCTGTATAATAGACTCTAGGCCTGTATAATAGACTATAGGTCTGTATAATAGGCTAAATGCCTGAATAATAGACTATAGACCTGTATAATAGGCTATAGGCCTGAATAATAGACTATAGACCTGTATAATAGGCTATAGGTCTGAATAATAGACTATAGGTCTGTATAATAGACTATAGGTCTGAATAATAGACTATAGGCCTGAATAATAGACTATAGGTCTGTATAATAGACTATAGACCTGTATAATAGACTCTAGGCCTGTATAATAGACTATAGGTCTGTATAATAGACTCTAGGCCTGTATAATAGACTATAGGTCTGTATAATAGGCTATAGACCTGTATAATAGACTATAGACCTGTATAATAGGCTATAGGCCTGAATAATAGACTATAGACCTGTATAATAGGCTATAGGTCTGAATAATAGACTATAGGCCTGAATAATAGACTATAGGTCTGTATAATAGACTAAAGGCCTGTATAGAAAATATGTTTTTGCAAGTGCAACATCAGTGACTTGTTGTAACACGATTGTACGCCAATACGATTGTACGGCCCTCTTTCCTAACCAATGTGTATTATCCCCATACTGTAAATCAGATGAATTAACTGTTTGATTAGTGTGTAGTCCATAGCGTAGTGTCTTGGctactgtgtgttagtgtgtaaagGTCTGAGTTTTACCTAGTTTAGCTAGCTTGTGTAAAGGTCTGTGATTTGACCGTTTGGTAGGCGTGTGAAGGGGTCCGTTTTACCTAGTTTAGCTAGCTTGTGTAAAGGTCTGTGATTTGACCGTTTGGTAGGCGTGTGAAGGGGTCCGTTTTACCTAGTTTAGCTAGCTTGTGTAAAGGTCTGTGATTTGACCGTTTGGTAGGCGTGTGAAGGGGTCCGTTTTACCTAGTTTAGCTAGCTTGTGTAAAGGTCTGTGATTTGACCGTTTGGTAGGCGTGTGAAGGGGTCCGTTTTACCTGCCCGCTTTGGTAATAATCATCTCTGTGCCGATCTCATGGAACCTGGTCCACAGATCCGACCCCTGGAGCTCCACCCggacctctctctcatctctacccgGGTTAGAGTCACTATCTCCCGGTCTTCTCCTTTCTTCTCGCCCCGGCTCAGAGTCGCACTCTCCCAGCCTTCTTGGCGTGTTACcagccttcctcctctggtcGTTTGGGTAATCTTTTTGAGTAAAGGAACAGTTTAATTGTTGATAAATTAGAACTGTTGCATCGTGAACATGCGGAATGCTGCTGGCTTGATTCCATTTAAGTGTAAAGCTTTCAGCTGTTTCCTTTAATTAAAACACATCAATTTGACAAACCATTGACGTGAAAAACGCTAGGAATGTGTCATCAATAGTCCTACAAACTCAACACAAAGCCACAAAACAAGTTGTTGTTTTCTATTTTACTACTTGGACAGTGTACTGTTtttctttttacatttttatataaATTTTTTCTCTCTTATAAAATATATGACTTTTTATTCAAGTTAGACGCAGAAGAGTGCGTGTGTAAACCAGTGAGATGCGCGGGTTAAAGTTGACCGACCGTGTTCGTTTGTCTCCTGTCGAACGGAGCTTGTCTCCGTCTCTGTGTCTCCCGGTGAGCTCGAGTCCTTCCCGTTCTCCTTCTTCATCCTCTTTATCGTTTTACCGACCAGCGCTTCCACCGAGAAAGCGTGGGCTCGTGAGCTCAGACCCTGCATCCTGGCGCGAGGCGGTTAGTCTCCCTTCTCTGGGGTCCTGAAGGCTGCACTCTTGTCGCGCGCTGTTCCGTTTTTTCCGCTTCACCCAGGGCCTCTGCGAGCccccggtctgtctgtctgtcttctgttCATGTGGCTACGCGACGCAGCTAATTGACCCGGTGAGTTCCCATGGCTCCATGGCGCGCGCACTATGCATCTAATCCTTGTTAACGGCCCCGCGGTTTCCgcttgtctctctcctccctttcctccttttCACGCTCCTCTGTTGCTCTCCTcgctttccttctctccctctctctctctctccctctgtctcaaaTCAATTCAAggcgctttattggcatgggaaacatgtgtttacattgccaaagcaaatggaatagacataaacaaaaagggaaataaacaacgTAAATAAAcactaaacattacactcacgTCGAAAGACGGCAATTATCAGTTCTCATTATGTATTTCTTTGGTAATTACATTTTTCTAATAGCGTCATCATTCTATTTTATTATCTGATACTCTTCATTCTCCTTTTGTCTGGGTTTTTGGACAGTTTTTAGACTCACCTCTTGACTGAAACAAACATTTAGACAGCCATATTAGGTGCACTGTTAAAACACCATTGAGAAAGATATTGCTCATCCCAGTCAAAACCGTAGCTTTTTTTGTACATTTCAGATTGTAACAAAACAATCTGGAGTTAttaaaatcattattttaatggTGAAAAAAGAGTGAATAAGGAATTTATTGCTCCATTTGTTTGGTGTGTTGGTTTAATTACATCTTCTCCACATTCAATTTTTAAATGTGTAATTTGTCTATTATTAAAAACAGTGAAATACATTCAACATCTTTTGATTT
Encoded proteins:
- the tbx22 gene encoding T-box transcription factor TBX22; this encodes MQGLSSRAHAFSVEALVGKTIKRMKKENGKDSSSPGDTETETSSVRQETNEHDYPNDQRRKAGNTPRRLGECDSEPGREERRRPGDSDSNPGRDEREVRVELQGSDLWTRFHEIGTEMIITKAGRRMFPSLRVKVRNLDPCQQYYIAMDVLPVDSKRYRYVYHSSQWMVAGNTDHSCIAPRLYMHPDSPCVGETWMRQVISFDRVKLTNNEMEDKGHIILQSMHKYKPRVHVIRHDPRLDLSKIPSLATEGMASFSFPETEFTTVTAYQNQQITKLKIDRNPFAKGFRDPGRNRGVLDGLMESYPWRSPLSLEFKPFTLQLQGGSCGSPGNCTSPLKSLVPLSCPPTSHPFTLSSFSCPDTSLHSCCLPLCCKTSPFSPISPMPARPYPCPRRYSPLPPLLSALQGKKAPGFSALCLQGGVPRHPPSLQPHPLQAPPSHSSPRGPGPHYPHRSHPDPAPPYCLYRSSLPRNAHLAAFSCHAKLADSTTDCLLRQTPWNTTHCL